Proteins found in one Triticum urartu cultivar G1812 chromosome 4, Tu2.1, whole genome shotgun sequence genomic segment:
- the LOC125551908 gene encoding histone-lysine N-methyltransferase EZ1-like isoform X1: protein MASSSSKASDSSSHRDGPKRPDQGLGVGTSSLMALHGKLTQLKRQIQQARLASIKEKLEANRRALRKHTCGLFDVAALAEAASRGSESSNVLSQLAAEGQSRIVGWNLARGSGEREVVHVQEENLSADGTLVLSSSGDSAQSIVLQLVKLLLVDKIPPYTTWIFLDKNQRMADDQSIAGRRRIYYDSAGNEALICSESDEEIPQPEEEKHVFTEGEDQLIWKATQERGLSQEDLNVICQFIDASPSEIEGRSEFLFEKHEKHSEFSDKIESQLPLDKTVDIVLDSFDNLFCRRCLVFDCRLHGCSQNLVFPSEKQPCGFELDGNKSPCGDQCYLRRREGFQDIPKHDYASSATHNMESRSTLHKVGTDMVSESEDSNREEEIIKSSISVGTSRSKISFESAEKHTTLPSGDASETENVSTDMLLRSLGKRKVSKGPRSSDDFPYKKPRTLASDIPFASHILNNHSTSEIGDTRPDIREFGGNQRDDPNKKTSNKDSCGGSPTSTAEDAARNTNKESSANNLFSSSREHPLSHWSTLERDLYLKGIEIFGKNSCLIVRNLLCGLKTCMEVASYMYNNGAANMSKSISGDFTETEQNYMEQGMVVRTKVCRRRGRTRKHKYPSKAAGHPAIRKKVGDGKQCDRQYTPCGCQEMCNKNCPCVENGTCCEKYCGCSKSCKNRFRGCHCAKSQCRSRQCPCFAASRECDPDVCRNCWVSCGDGSLGEPPERGDGYQCGNMKLLLKQQQRILLGKSDVAGWGAFIKNPVHKNDYLGEYTGELISHKEADKRGKIYDRANSSFLFDLNDQFVLDAYRKGDKLKFANHSSSPNCYAKVMMVAGDHRVGIYAREHIEASAELFYDYRYGPDQAPAWARRPEGAKKDEASGSHRRAHKVA, encoded by the exons ATGGCGTCGTCCTCGTCCAAGGCCTCCGACTCCTCCTCCCACCGGGACGGCCCCAAG CGGCCGGATCAGGGGCTCGGCGTGGGCACCTCCTCACTCATGGCGCTCCATGGGAAGCTTACGCAGCTGAAGCGCCAAATCCAACAGGCCCGCCTCGCCTCGATCAAG GAGAAGCTGGAGGCAAACAGGAGGGCGCTGCGGAAGCACACCTGCGGCCTGTTCGATGTGGCCGCCCTGGCGGAGGCGGCGTCGAGGGGCTCGGAGAGCAGCAACGTGCTGTCGCAGCTCGCCGCGGAGGGCCAGTCCAGGATCGTTGGCTGGAACCTGGCGAGAGGGTCGGGGGAGAGGGAGGTTGTGCACGTGCAGGAGGAGAACCTGTCGGCCGACGGGACGCTCGTGCTCTCCAGCTCCGGCGACAGCGCACAGTCCATCGTTTTGCAGCTTGTGAAGCTGCTGCTGGTTGATAAGATTCCTCCGTACACCACGTGGATCTTCCTGGACAA AAACCAAAGAATGGCCGATGATCAATCAATTGCTGGTAGGAGGAGAATTTACTATGATTCAGCTGGCAACGAGGCTCTAATCTGCAGTGAAAGTGATGAAGAAATTCCACAACCTGAGGAAGAGAAGCATGTTTTCACTGAAGGAGAAGATCAGCTAATATG GAAAGCTACTCAGGAACGCGGGTTAAGTCAAGAGGATTTAAATGTTATCTGTCAGTTTATTGATGCATCTCCTTCAGAAATCGAG GGTAGATCTGAATTTCTTTTTGAGAAACACGAGAAGCACTCTGAATTTTCTGATAAGATAGAGAGCCAACTTCCTCTTGACAAGACTGTGGATATAGTTTTGGATTCTTTTGATAATCTCTTCTGCCGCAGATGTTTG GTTTTTGATTGCCGTCTCCATGGCTGCTCTCAAAACTTAGTATTCCCA AGTGAGAAGCAACCCTGTGGGTTTGAGCTCGACGGAAACAAGAGTCCATGTGGTGACCAGTGCTACCTTCGA AGAAGAGAAGGATTTCAAGACATACCCAAACATGATTATGCTTCTTCTGCAACACATAATATGGAGTCAAGATCCACCTTACACAAAGTTGGTACCGATATGGTATCTGAATCAGAAGATTCAAACCGAGAGGAAGAAATCATTAAATCAAGTATATCTGTTGGAACCAGCAGATCAAAAATATCTTTTGAAAGTGCTGAAAAACATACTACACTGCCTTCTGGGGATGCTTCTGAAACTGAAAATGTATCCACTGATATGCTTCTAAGAAGTTTAGGGAAGCGCAAGGTTTCAAAAGGACCAAGGTCTAGTGATGATTTCCCTTATAAAAAGCCAAGGACGCTTGCTTCAGATATTCCTTTTGCAAGCCATATATTGAATAATCATTCTACTTCGGAGATTGGTGACACAAGACCAGATATCAGAGAATTTGGAGGCAATCAACGAGATGACCCCAATAAGAAAACTTCTAATAAAGATAGTTGCGGTGGAAGCCCAACTAGTACTGCTGAGGATGCAGCAAGAAATACTAATAAAGAATCTTCAGCAAATAATTTGTTCAGTTCCAGCAGGGAGCACCCTCTTTCTCATTGGAGTACCCTAGAGAGGGATTTATATCTGAAGGGAATAGAGATATTTGGGAAAAATAG CTGTCTAATAGTCAGAAACCTATTATGTGGCCTGAAAACCTGCATGGAAGTGGCTAGCTACATGTACAACAATGGTGCAGCAAACATGAGTAAATCCATTTCGGGCGATTTCACAGAAACTGAACAAAACTACATG GAGCAAGGCATGGTTGTGAGAACAAAAGTCTGTCGTCGAAGGGGCAGAACTCGAAAGCACAAATATCCTTCGAAGGCTGCAGGGCATCCAGCCATTAGGAAAAAAGTTGGTGATGGGAAGCAATGTGACAGACAGTATACACCGTGTGGGTGCCAGGAAATGTGCAACAAAAATTGCCCCTGTGTGGAAAATGGGACATGCTGTGAGAAATACTGTGG GTGTTCAAAAAGCTGCAAAAACAGATTTAGAGGCTGTCATTGTGCAAAAAGTCAGTGCAGAAGCAGGCAATGCCCATGTTTTGCTGCCAGTCGAGAATGTGATCCGGATGTTTGCAGAAACTGCTGGGTGAG CTGTGGAGATGGTTCACTAGGCGAGCCACCAGAAAGAGGTGATGGTTACCAGTGCGGAAACATGAAGCTCCTCCTAAAACAACAACAAAGG ATTTTGCTTGGAAAATCGGACGTTGCAGGATGGGGTGCGTTCATTAAG AACCCTGTGCATAAGAATGACTATCTTGGAGAGTACACTGGTGAATTGATTTCTCACAAAGAAGCAGACAAACGCGGCAAAATTTATGACCGGGCAAACTCTTCATTCCTCTTTGATTTAAATGATCAG TTTGTATTGGATGCATATCGGAAGGGGGATAAATTGAAGTTCGCAAATCACTCCTCCAGTCCCAACTGCTATGCAAAG GTGATGATGGTGGCCGGTGACCATCGGGTTGGTATCTATGCAAGGGAGCATATTGAAGCTAGTGCCGAACTCTTCTATGATTACCGGTATGGACCGGACCAAGCCCCAGCCTGGGCTAGGAGACCAGAAGGAGCAAAGAAGGATGAAGCGTCTGGTTCTCATCGTCGAGCACACAAAGTTGCTTGA
- the LOC125551908 gene encoding histone-lysine N-methyltransferase EZ1-like isoform X2, whose product MASSSSKASDSSSHRDGPKRPDQGLGVGTSSLMALHGKLTQLKRQIQQARLASIKEKLEANRRALRKHTCGLFDVAALAEAASRGSESSNVLSQLAAEGQSRIVGWNLARGSGEREVVHVQEENLSADGTLVLSSSGDSAQSIVLQLVKLLLVDKIPPYTTWIFLDKNQRMADDQSIAGRRRIYYDSAGNEALICSESDEEIPQPEEEKHVFTEGEDQLIWKATQERGLSQEDLNVICQFIDASPSEIEGRSEFLFEKHEKHSEFSDKIESQLPLDKTVDIVLDSFDNLFCRRCLVFDCRLHGCSQNLVFPSEKQPCGFELDGNKSPCGDQCYLRRREGFQDIPKHDYASSATHNMESRSTLHKVGTDMVSESEDSNREEEIIKSSISVGTSRSKISFESAEKHTTLPSGDASETENVSTDMLLRSLGKRKVSKGPRSSDDFPYKKPRTLASDIPFASHILNNHSTSEIGDTRPDIREFGGNQRDDPNKKTSNKDSCGGSPTSTAEDAARNTNKESSANNLFSSSREHPLSHWSTLERDLYLKGIEIFGKNSCLIVRNLLCGLKTCMEVASYMYNNGAANMSKSISGDFTETEQNYMEQGMVVRTKVCRRRGRTRKHKYPSKAAGHPAIRKKVGDGKQCDRQYTPCGCQEMCNKNCPCVENGTCCEKYCGCGDGSLGEPPERGDGYQCGNMKLLLKQQQRILLGKSDVAGWGAFIKNPVHKNDYLGEYTGELISHKEADKRGKIYDRANSSFLFDLNDQFVLDAYRKGDKLKFANHSSSPNCYAKVMMVAGDHRVGIYAREHIEASAELFYDYRYGPDQAPAWARRPEGAKKDEASGSHRRAHKVA is encoded by the exons ATGGCGTCGTCCTCGTCCAAGGCCTCCGACTCCTCCTCCCACCGGGACGGCCCCAAG CGGCCGGATCAGGGGCTCGGCGTGGGCACCTCCTCACTCATGGCGCTCCATGGGAAGCTTACGCAGCTGAAGCGCCAAATCCAACAGGCCCGCCTCGCCTCGATCAAG GAGAAGCTGGAGGCAAACAGGAGGGCGCTGCGGAAGCACACCTGCGGCCTGTTCGATGTGGCCGCCCTGGCGGAGGCGGCGTCGAGGGGCTCGGAGAGCAGCAACGTGCTGTCGCAGCTCGCCGCGGAGGGCCAGTCCAGGATCGTTGGCTGGAACCTGGCGAGAGGGTCGGGGGAGAGGGAGGTTGTGCACGTGCAGGAGGAGAACCTGTCGGCCGACGGGACGCTCGTGCTCTCCAGCTCCGGCGACAGCGCACAGTCCATCGTTTTGCAGCTTGTGAAGCTGCTGCTGGTTGATAAGATTCCTCCGTACACCACGTGGATCTTCCTGGACAA AAACCAAAGAATGGCCGATGATCAATCAATTGCTGGTAGGAGGAGAATTTACTATGATTCAGCTGGCAACGAGGCTCTAATCTGCAGTGAAAGTGATGAAGAAATTCCACAACCTGAGGAAGAGAAGCATGTTTTCACTGAAGGAGAAGATCAGCTAATATG GAAAGCTACTCAGGAACGCGGGTTAAGTCAAGAGGATTTAAATGTTATCTGTCAGTTTATTGATGCATCTCCTTCAGAAATCGAG GGTAGATCTGAATTTCTTTTTGAGAAACACGAGAAGCACTCTGAATTTTCTGATAAGATAGAGAGCCAACTTCCTCTTGACAAGACTGTGGATATAGTTTTGGATTCTTTTGATAATCTCTTCTGCCGCAGATGTTTG GTTTTTGATTGCCGTCTCCATGGCTGCTCTCAAAACTTAGTATTCCCA AGTGAGAAGCAACCCTGTGGGTTTGAGCTCGACGGAAACAAGAGTCCATGTGGTGACCAGTGCTACCTTCGA AGAAGAGAAGGATTTCAAGACATACCCAAACATGATTATGCTTCTTCTGCAACACATAATATGGAGTCAAGATCCACCTTACACAAAGTTGGTACCGATATGGTATCTGAATCAGAAGATTCAAACCGAGAGGAAGAAATCATTAAATCAAGTATATCTGTTGGAACCAGCAGATCAAAAATATCTTTTGAAAGTGCTGAAAAACATACTACACTGCCTTCTGGGGATGCTTCTGAAACTGAAAATGTATCCACTGATATGCTTCTAAGAAGTTTAGGGAAGCGCAAGGTTTCAAAAGGACCAAGGTCTAGTGATGATTTCCCTTATAAAAAGCCAAGGACGCTTGCTTCAGATATTCCTTTTGCAAGCCATATATTGAATAATCATTCTACTTCGGAGATTGGTGACACAAGACCAGATATCAGAGAATTTGGAGGCAATCAACGAGATGACCCCAATAAGAAAACTTCTAATAAAGATAGTTGCGGTGGAAGCCCAACTAGTACTGCTGAGGATGCAGCAAGAAATACTAATAAAGAATCTTCAGCAAATAATTTGTTCAGTTCCAGCAGGGAGCACCCTCTTTCTCATTGGAGTACCCTAGAGAGGGATTTATATCTGAAGGGAATAGAGATATTTGGGAAAAATAG CTGTCTAATAGTCAGAAACCTATTATGTGGCCTGAAAACCTGCATGGAAGTGGCTAGCTACATGTACAACAATGGTGCAGCAAACATGAGTAAATCCATTTCGGGCGATTTCACAGAAACTGAACAAAACTACATG GAGCAAGGCATGGTTGTGAGAACAAAAGTCTGTCGTCGAAGGGGCAGAACTCGAAAGCACAAATATCCTTCGAAGGCTGCAGGGCATCCAGCCATTAGGAAAAAAGTTGGTGATGGGAAGCAATGTGACAGACAGTATACACCGTGTGGGTGCCAGGAAATGTGCAACAAAAATTGCCCCTGTGTGGAAAATGGGACATGCTGTGAGAAATACTGTGG CTGTGGAGATGGTTCACTAGGCGAGCCACCAGAAAGAGGTGATGGTTACCAGTGCGGAAACATGAAGCTCCTCCTAAAACAACAACAAAGG ATTTTGCTTGGAAAATCGGACGTTGCAGGATGGGGTGCGTTCATTAAG AACCCTGTGCATAAGAATGACTATCTTGGAGAGTACACTGGTGAATTGATTTCTCACAAAGAAGCAGACAAACGCGGCAAAATTTATGACCGGGCAAACTCTTCATTCCTCTTTGATTTAAATGATCAG TTTGTATTGGATGCATATCGGAAGGGGGATAAATTGAAGTTCGCAAATCACTCCTCCAGTCCCAACTGCTATGCAAAG GTGATGATGGTGGCCGGTGACCATCGGGTTGGTATCTATGCAAGGGAGCATATTGAAGCTAGTGCCGAACTCTTCTATGATTACCGGTATGGACCGGACCAAGCCCCAGCCTGGGCTAGGAGACCAGAAGGAGCAAAGAAGGATGAAGCGTCTGGTTCTCATCGTCGAGCACACAAAGTTGCTTGA
- the LOC125551910 gene encoding protein trichome birefringence-like 6: MERQRGGSSPSRPASPKSLLLISFASSSLLFSFLFSLFALRFGRPIHLPFAASIGANGSATAVPPVRGGGGGAGAEVFIGGGGGALGEDSAVEGDRHGRAGGLPVGSAMKADEAGPGGGIFETPAGDAVSEMPEVAEAGGYSLRGLDSTVEEKGGVRPGGDSEKLAKDSVPVKPNSTEGKKADAVSARRSNVGNASASHGHGAAASVEKSDRAKPAQAVNFSTEASGSVPVAGTKGESLHGGHAGEKGDSSAQGSYASQQAGQWEISNRSAKNNSGEAPANPNTKQDANVIQEAVQRKLDLARSSIAQCDVYDGSWVFDESYPLYASNSCPFVDQGFSCEANGRTEQKYTKWRWQPRHCNIPRFDARKMLEMLRGKRLVFAGDSLNRNQWESMMCLLREAVSDPARIHETRGRKITKERGDYNFKFLDYNCTVEYHVTHFLVHEGKSRIGQKHARTLRIDTIDRSSSRWKGANVLVFNTAHWWSHHKTKAGLNYYQEGDTVHPHLDASTAFHRALTTWASWVDRYIDPRKTQVFFRSSSPSHFSGGEWNSGGHCRESTMPLNDTRARPVPERNAMLEQVAKQMKTPVTVLNITNLSGLRIDGHPSVYGSKAGDLTASSTQDCSHWCLPGVPDTWNELLFYHLVSSHENGFTS; the protein is encoded by the exons ATGGAGAGGCAGAGGGGTGGTTCCTCCCCCAGCCGCCCCGCGAGCCCCAAGAGCCTCCTCCTCATCTCCTTCgcttcctcctccctcctcttctccttcctcttctcccTCTTCGCCCTCCGCTTCGGCCGCCCCATCCACCTCCCCTTCGCCGCCTCCATCGGCGCCAACGGCTCCGCCACCGCGGTCCCGCCGGTtcgcggcggcggtggtggtgcaGGAGCGGAGGTGTTTATTGGGGGCGGAGGCGGGGCCTTGGGGGAAGATTCGGCTGTGGAGGGAGACCGCCACGGGCGTGCTGGTGGTTTGCCCGTGGGCTCGGCAATGAAGGCTGATGAAGCCGGTCCTGGAGGTGGGATTTTTGAAACCCCCGCGGGTGATGCGGTTTCGGAGATGCCCGAGGTTGCGGAAGCGGGAGGCTATTCTCTCCGAGGTTTGGATTCGACAGTGGAGGAGAAAGGAGGTGTTCGACCAGGTGGAGACAGCGAGAAGCTGGCGAAAGATTCGGTTCCGGTGAAACCCAACTCCACCGAAGGCAAGAAAGCTGATGCCGTCTCGGCAAGGAGGTCAAATGTAGGCAATGCTTCTGCCTCCCACGGCCATGGGGCAGCTGCGTCAGTTGAGAAATCCGATAGAGCAAAGCCTGCGCAAGCTGTCAATTTCTCCACGGAAGCTTCAGGTTCAGTTCCCGTAGCGGGGACAAAAGGCGAATCCCTGCACGGTGGCCATGCCGGAGAAAAGGGCGATTCCTCTGCACAAGGGTCTTATGCTTCGCAACAGGCGGGCCAGTGGGAAATCTCAAACCGTTCAGCAAAGAACAACTCAGGAGAAGCTCCAGCCAATCCAAATACTAAGCAGGATGCTAATGTGATTCAGGAAGCGGTTCAGAGAAAACTGGATTTGGCGAGAAGCAGCATAGCGCAGTGCGATGTTTACGACGGGAGCTGGGTGTTCGATGAGAGCTACCCACTCTACGCAAGCAATTCGTGCCCATTCGTAGACCAAGGGTTCAGCTGTGAAGCAAATGGAAGAACGGAACAAAAGTATACCAAGTGGAGGTGGCAGCCAAGGCATTGCAATATCCCTAG GTTTGATGCTAGGAAAATGCTCGAGATGCTGCGCGGAAAGCGGCTAGTGTTCGCAGGGGACTCCCTTAACAGGAATCAATGGGAGTCCATGATGTGCTTGCTGAGAGAAGCAGTGTCAGACCCTGCAAGGATTCATGAAACCCGTGGCCGCAAGATTACCAAGGAGAGAGGGGATTACAATTTCAAGTTCCTG GACTACAACTGCACTGTGGAGTACCATGTCACCCATTTCTTGGTGCATGAAGGCAAGTCGAGAATCGGCCAAAAGCATGCAAGGACACTGCGGATTGATACCATCGACCGGAGCTCGTCAAGATGGAAGGGGGCGAATGTGCTTGTGTTTAATACTGCCCATTGGTGGTCTCATCATAAAACAAAAGCTGG ATTGAATTATTATCAAGAAGGGGATACTGTCCATCCCCACCTCGATGCCTCCACAGCTTTCCATCGAGCACTAACCACATGGGCATCATGGGTCGACCGTTACATTGATCCACGGAAAACGCAAGTGTTCTTCCGAAGCTCATCCCCATCACACTTCAG CGGCGGGGAGTGGAATTCCGGGGGGCACTGCAGAGAGAGCACAATGCCTCTTAATGACACTCGGGCAAGGCCGGTGCCCGAGAGAAATGCGATGTTGGAACAAGTGGCGAAGCAAATGAAGACTCCTGTAACAGTTCTGAACATTACCAATCTATCTGGTCTCAGGATAGATGGCCACCCCTCTGTGTATGGGAGTAAGGCAGGAGATTTAACAGCATCCAGCACCCAGGATTGCAGCCACTGGTGCCTTCCTGGAGTGCCTGATACATGGAATGAGCTGCTGTTCTACCATTTAGTATCCTCACACGAGAACGGTTTTACAAGTTAG
- the LOC125551908 gene encoding histone-lysine N-methyltransferase EZ1-like isoform X3, with translation MADDQSIAGRRRIYYDSAGNEALICSESDEEIPQPEEEKHVFTEGEDQLIWKATQERGLSQEDLNVICQFIDASPSEIEGRSEFLFEKHEKHSEFSDKIESQLPLDKTVDIVLDSFDNLFCRRCLVFDCRLHGCSQNLVFPSEKQPCGFELDGNKSPCGDQCYLRRREGFQDIPKHDYASSATHNMESRSTLHKVGTDMVSESEDSNREEEIIKSSISVGTSRSKISFESAEKHTTLPSGDASETENVSTDMLLRSLGKRKVSKGPRSSDDFPYKKPRTLASDIPFASHILNNHSTSEIGDTRPDIREFGGNQRDDPNKKTSNKDSCGGSPTSTAEDAARNTNKESSANNLFSSSREHPLSHWSTLERDLYLKGIEIFGKNSCLIVRNLLCGLKTCMEVASYMYNNGAANMSKSISGDFTETEQNYMEQGMVVRTKVCRRRGRTRKHKYPSKAAGHPAIRKKVGDGKQCDRQYTPCGCQEMCNKNCPCVENGTCCEKYCGCSKSCKNRFRGCHCAKSQCRSRQCPCFAASRECDPDVCRNCWVSCGDGSLGEPPERGDGYQCGNMKLLLKQQQRILLGKSDVAGWGAFIKNPVHKNDYLGEYTGELISHKEADKRGKIYDRANSSFLFDLNDQFVLDAYRKGDKLKFANHSSSPNCYAKVMMVAGDHRVGIYAREHIEASAELFYDYRYGPDQAPAWARRPEGAKKDEASGSHRRAHKVA, from the exons ATGGCCGATGATCAATCAATTGCTGGTAGGAGGAGAATTTACTATGATTCAGCTGGCAACGAGGCTCTAATCTGCAGTGAAAGTGATGAAGAAATTCCACAACCTGAGGAAGAGAAGCATGTTTTCACTGAAGGAGAAGATCAGCTAATATG GAAAGCTACTCAGGAACGCGGGTTAAGTCAAGAGGATTTAAATGTTATCTGTCAGTTTATTGATGCATCTCCTTCAGAAATCGAG GGTAGATCTGAATTTCTTTTTGAGAAACACGAGAAGCACTCTGAATTTTCTGATAAGATAGAGAGCCAACTTCCTCTTGACAAGACTGTGGATATAGTTTTGGATTCTTTTGATAATCTCTTCTGCCGCAGATGTTTG GTTTTTGATTGCCGTCTCCATGGCTGCTCTCAAAACTTAGTATTCCCA AGTGAGAAGCAACCCTGTGGGTTTGAGCTCGACGGAAACAAGAGTCCATGTGGTGACCAGTGCTACCTTCGA AGAAGAGAAGGATTTCAAGACATACCCAAACATGATTATGCTTCTTCTGCAACACATAATATGGAGTCAAGATCCACCTTACACAAAGTTGGTACCGATATGGTATCTGAATCAGAAGATTCAAACCGAGAGGAAGAAATCATTAAATCAAGTATATCTGTTGGAACCAGCAGATCAAAAATATCTTTTGAAAGTGCTGAAAAACATACTACACTGCCTTCTGGGGATGCTTCTGAAACTGAAAATGTATCCACTGATATGCTTCTAAGAAGTTTAGGGAAGCGCAAGGTTTCAAAAGGACCAAGGTCTAGTGATGATTTCCCTTATAAAAAGCCAAGGACGCTTGCTTCAGATATTCCTTTTGCAAGCCATATATTGAATAATCATTCTACTTCGGAGATTGGTGACACAAGACCAGATATCAGAGAATTTGGAGGCAATCAACGAGATGACCCCAATAAGAAAACTTCTAATAAAGATAGTTGCGGTGGAAGCCCAACTAGTACTGCTGAGGATGCAGCAAGAAATACTAATAAAGAATCTTCAGCAAATAATTTGTTCAGTTCCAGCAGGGAGCACCCTCTTTCTCATTGGAGTACCCTAGAGAGGGATTTATATCTGAAGGGAATAGAGATATTTGGGAAAAATAG CTGTCTAATAGTCAGAAACCTATTATGTGGCCTGAAAACCTGCATGGAAGTGGCTAGCTACATGTACAACAATGGTGCAGCAAACATGAGTAAATCCATTTCGGGCGATTTCACAGAAACTGAACAAAACTACATG GAGCAAGGCATGGTTGTGAGAACAAAAGTCTGTCGTCGAAGGGGCAGAACTCGAAAGCACAAATATCCTTCGAAGGCTGCAGGGCATCCAGCCATTAGGAAAAAAGTTGGTGATGGGAAGCAATGTGACAGACAGTATACACCGTGTGGGTGCCAGGAAATGTGCAACAAAAATTGCCCCTGTGTGGAAAATGGGACATGCTGTGAGAAATACTGTGG GTGTTCAAAAAGCTGCAAAAACAGATTTAGAGGCTGTCATTGTGCAAAAAGTCAGTGCAGAAGCAGGCAATGCCCATGTTTTGCTGCCAGTCGAGAATGTGATCCGGATGTTTGCAGAAACTGCTGGGTGAG CTGTGGAGATGGTTCACTAGGCGAGCCACCAGAAAGAGGTGATGGTTACCAGTGCGGAAACATGAAGCTCCTCCTAAAACAACAACAAAGG ATTTTGCTTGGAAAATCGGACGTTGCAGGATGGGGTGCGTTCATTAAG AACCCTGTGCATAAGAATGACTATCTTGGAGAGTACACTGGTGAATTGATTTCTCACAAAGAAGCAGACAAACGCGGCAAAATTTATGACCGGGCAAACTCTTCATTCCTCTTTGATTTAAATGATCAG TTTGTATTGGATGCATATCGGAAGGGGGATAAATTGAAGTTCGCAAATCACTCCTCCAGTCCCAACTGCTATGCAAAG GTGATGATGGTGGCCGGTGACCATCGGGTTGGTATCTATGCAAGGGAGCATATTGAAGCTAGTGCCGAACTCTTCTATGATTACCGGTATGGACCGGACCAAGCCCCAGCCTGGGCTAGGAGACCAGAAGGAGCAAAGAAGGATGAAGCGTCTGGTTCTCATCGTCGAGCACACAAAGTTGCTTGA